In Geminicoccaceae bacterium, a single window of DNA contains:
- a CDS encoding uracil-DNA glycosylase, which produces MVPADAEPSGAVTAWLHWYAAMGVDCCLHDSPTAFFNDRQSSHFDLPHPGSGTRPALDDTPRPPASRPLAAEPAAGPVSLPFGHGYAPNGSSSDIIQGARSLAASCSTIDALRTALESFEGCALKRTANRLCFGDGNPAASIMLIGEAPGAEEDRQGKPFVGPSGRLLDRMLAAIGLGRETVWITNAIFWRPPGNRTPTANEIAVCQPFVERQIEIMAPEIIVFVGGIAARTLLGTREGVTRLRGRRFSYEPGDGKPAIPAMVMFHPAYLLRQPARKKESWQDLMTVSEWLEDGAMRSIH; this is translated from the coding sequence ATGGTTCCCGCGGATGCTGAACCGAGCGGAGCTGTGACAGCATGGTTGCATTGGTATGCAGCCATGGGTGTTGATTGCTGCCTGCACGATTCACCTACCGCGTTCTTCAACGATCGGCAATCTTCTCATTTCGATTTGCCGCATCCCGGATCGGGGACGCGCCCCGCTCTCGATGATACCCCCAGACCGCCCGCGTCCCGGCCGCTCGCCGCCGAGCCGGCGGCCGGTCCCGTCAGCCTGCCATTCGGTCATGGCTATGCGCCCAATGGTTCCTCATCCGACATCATCCAGGGTGCCCGTTCGCTCGCCGCGTCCTGTTCGACCATCGACGCCCTGCGCACCGCGCTCGAATCGTTCGAGGGCTGCGCCCTGAAACGGACGGCGAACCGGCTGTGTTTCGGTGACGGCAATCCTGCCGCGTCGATCATGCTGATCGGCGAGGCACCGGGAGCCGAGGAAGACCGGCAGGGCAAGCCCTTCGTCGGTCCGAGCGGGCGATTGCTCGACCGGATGCTGGCCGCCATCGGCCTCGGCCGCGAAACGGTCTGGATCACCAACGCGATCTTCTGGCGTCCTCCGGGCAACCGGACGCCGACTGCCAACGAGATTGCCGTCTGTCAGCCCTTCGTCGAGCGCCAGATCGAGATCATGGCCCCCGAGATCATCGTTTTCGTGGGCGGAATCGCCGCCCGCACCCTGCTGGGTACCAGGGAGGGCGTCACGCGGCTTCGGGGGCGCCGCTTTTCCTACGAGCCCGGAGATGGAAAACCGGCCATCCCCGCGATGGTCATGTTCCACCCGGCCTATCTGTTGCGCCAGCCTGCGCGCAAGAAAGAGTCCTGGCAGGACCTCATGACAGTCTCGGAGTGGCTGGAAGACGGCGCCATGCGGAGCATTCACTGA
- a CDS encoding lytic transglycosylase domain-containing protein → MTRSTAISRATADTGDMPPADAALADSPAGPAGNGRRRGVARRWLSVVGGPMLACGLLASWSGTDTALAQSAGSDVMVARLLPMQDIPTQLGILPRPLPTADIARYKMIFELQEEGHWKEADHIIRELRSPVLMGHVLAQRYLHPTAYRSTFRELSDWLEDYADLPQASDIYALAVKRRPAGTKAPAEPVAGYLGGSGQELLEERKVDYVSDRKRSASRTVAVRDWLNRIEELVSKDRPTQASGLLKNSASRYADTVEQDLARWIIAKGYFANRKDAEALRFADPAARRSGKYEPRIHWTAGLAAWRLGKLDVALRHFSAMAQSDAPGEEVAAASFWAARAALALRKPDRHQQFLEKAAEASDQFYGLLAQGLLGLRISFDWHESGLNNDMRSTLMQFPGAVRAIALGQVERPDLAEREIRKLAARARPKLTEALAALAESLRLPAAQMRVAQRLRLQDGRSHDGAMYPLPAWRPETGFRIDRALLFSLMRAESGFDPHAQSGAGALGVMQVLPSTARVVAKKTDNVDYTGKNSLREPITNMTIGQAYVERLLDNGIINGSLIHTIVAYNAGLKRLDDWVDRFKDLNNDPLLFLESVPIPETRLYAKKVMANMWAYRVRLEQPTASMEQLARNQWPIYSSFDTGLRYARKN, encoded by the coding sequence ATGACAAGATCAACCGCAATCAGCCGGGCCACGGCAGACACGGGCGATATGCCCCCGGCGGACGCGGCTTTGGCGGATTCGCCGGCAGGGCCTGCCGGCAACGGGCGCCGGCGCGGCGTGGCGCGGCGGTGGCTGTCGGTCGTCGGCGGGCCGATGCTCGCCTGCGGCCTGCTGGCGTCATGGTCCGGCACGGACACCGCCCTCGCCCAGAGTGCCGGCAGCGACGTCATGGTCGCCCGCCTCCTCCCGATGCAGGATATCCCGACCCAACTCGGAATCCTGCCGAGACCTCTGCCGACGGCGGACATTGCCCGTTACAAGATGATCTTCGAGTTGCAGGAAGAGGGGCACTGGAAAGAGGCCGACCATATCATCAGGGAGTTGCGCAGTCCTGTCCTGATGGGCCATGTCCTCGCCCAGCGCTACCTCCATCCCACGGCCTACCGCTCGACCTTCAGGGAACTCTCGGACTGGCTTGAGGACTATGCGGATCTTCCGCAGGCTTCAGACATCTACGCACTTGCCGTCAAGCGGCGCCCCGCGGGGACGAAGGCGCCCGCCGAACCCGTCGCCGGCTATCTCGGCGGTTCCGGCCAGGAACTGCTTGAGGAGCGAAAGGTCGACTATGTAAGCGACAGGAAGCGGTCGGCCAGCCGGACGGTCGCCGTGCGGGACTGGCTGAACCGGATCGAGGAGCTGGTCAGCAAGGATCGCCCGACACAGGCGTCAGGATTGCTGAAGAATTCGGCATCGCGTTATGCCGATACCGTCGAGCAGGATCTCGCGCGCTGGATCATCGCCAAGGGATATTTTGCCAACCGCAAGGACGCCGAGGCCCTCCGGTTTGCCGATCCCGCCGCCAGGCGCTCGGGCAAGTACGAGCCGCGCATCCATTGGACGGCAGGGCTTGCGGCCTGGAGACTGGGCAAGCTCGACGTTGCACTCCGGCATTTTTCCGCGATGGCGCAAAGCGATGCACCGGGCGAGGAAGTGGCCGCCGCCTCCTTCTGGGCGGCAAGGGCTGCCCTGGCCCTGCGCAAGCCCGACAGGCACCAGCAGTTCCTCGAAAAGGCCGCGGAAGCGAGCGATCAGTTCTACGGCCTGCTCGCGCAGGGCCTCTTAGGATTGCGCATCAGCTTCGACTGGCACGAATCCGGCCTGAACAACGACATGCGCAGTACGCTCATGCAGTTCCCCGGTGCCGTGCGGGCCATAGCCCTGGGGCAGGTCGAACGGCCGGACCTGGCCGAACGCGAGATCCGCAAGCTCGCCGCTCGGGCCCGCCCGAAGCTCACCGAGGCGCTCGCGGCCCTCGCAGAGAGCCTGCGCCTGCCCGCAGCACAGATGCGCGTCGCCCAGCGCCTGCGGCTGCAGGACGGCCGCAGTCATGACGGTGCCATGTATCCCCTTCCCGCATGGCGGCCCGAGACCGGCTTCCGCATCGATCGCGCCCTGCTGTTTTCGCTGATGCGCGCGGAAAGCGGCTTCGACCCGCATGCGCAGAGCGGCGCCGGCGCGCTGGGCGTCATGCAGGTCCTGCCCAGCACGGCCAGGGTGGTCGCAAAAAAGACCGACAATGTCGATTACACGGGCAAGAATTCCCTGCGGGAGCCGATCACCAACATGACGATCGGGCAGGCCTATGTGGAGCGCCTGCTCGACAACGGCATCATCAATGGCAGCCTGATCCACACGATCGTCGCCTACAATGCCGGGCTGAAGCGGCTCGACGACTGGGTGGACCGGTTCAAGGACCTCAACAACGATCCGTTGCTGTTCCTCGAAAGCGTGCCCATCCCCGAGACCCGCCTCTACGCCAAGAAGGTGATGGCCAACATGTGGGCCTATCGTGTCCGGCTGGAGCAGCCGACGGCATCGATGGAGCAACTGGCCCGCAACCAGTGGCCGATCTACAGTTCGTTCGATACTGGCCTGCGCTATGCCCGGAAGAATTGA
- the moaB gene encoding molybdenum cofactor biosynthesis protein B, with product MPGRIDETLAFQPLNIAVLTVSDTRTMADDRSGDVLVELLRKGGHSLADRAIVRDERDAIATHLREWSGREGIEVILTTGGTGVTGRDVTPEALDSVAEKKIPGFGELFRWLSFDKIGTSTIQSRADAGVVNGTYVFVLPGSPGACRDAWEGILSTQLDVRHKPCNFAELLPRLREHLATG from the coding sequence ATGCCCGGAAGAATTGACGAGACCCTCGCTTTCCAGCCGTTGAATATCGCCGTCCTGACCGTTTCGGATACCCGGACGATGGCAGACGACCGTTCGGGCGATGTGCTGGTCGAACTTCTCCGCAAGGGCGGACACAGTCTGGCCGACCGGGCCATCGTCCGCGACGAGCGGGACGCTATCGCCACGCACCTGCGCGAATGGTCCGGCCGGGAAGGAATCGAGGTGATCCTGACCACCGGCGGCACCGGGGTGACCGGTCGCGACGTCACACCGGAAGCCCTCGACAGCGTTGCGGAGAAGAAAATTCCCGGTTTCGGCGAATTGTTCAGATGGCTTTCGTTTGACAAAATAGGAACATCGACCATCCAGTCCCGCGCCGACGCCGGGGTCGTCAATGGCACCTATGTCTTCGTCCTGCCCGGCTCTCCCGGTGCCTGTCGGGATGCGTGGGAAGGTATCCTGTCGACACAGCTCGACGTTCGCCACAAGCCCTGCAACTTCGCCGAACTGCTGCCGAGGCTTCGCGAGCATCTGGCCACAGGCTGA
- a CDS encoding LysE family translocator — MSLHLWLAFVIAASVILIIPGPTVVYVVAVGLTRGRRMALSAVPGVVAGDLVAMALSLAGVGTILALSATIFSIVKVAGAAYLVWIGINLWRDAGRLHALSDDARRARPENPSMRAFWITMLNPKSILFFVAFMPQFVVLDRPLILQFAILGATFLLLAAINIAGHALPFPAWRSALPGGGRCAVIVA; from the coding sequence ATGTCACTGCATCTCTGGCTGGCCTTTGTCATCGCGGCGAGCGTCATTCTCATCATTCCGGGGCCGACCGTGGTCTATGTCGTCGCCGTGGGGCTCACTCGCGGGCGCAGGATGGCGCTGAGCGCGGTTCCGGGCGTCGTTGCCGGCGATCTGGTGGCGATGGCGCTTTCCCTGGCCGGTGTCGGCACCATTCTGGCGCTGTCGGCTACCATCTTTTCCATCGTCAAGGTCGCGGGTGCCGCCTATCTGGTCTGGATCGGCATCAATCTGTGGCGCGATGCGGGCCGGCTGCATGCATTGTCCGATGATGCCCGGCGTGCCCGGCCCGAGAATCCCTCGATGCGGGCGTTCTGGATCACCATGCTCAACCCCAAGAGCATCCTGTTCTTTGTCGCCTTCATGCCCCAGTTCGTGGTTCTCGACCGTCCCCTCATCCTGCAATTCGCCATTCTGGGCGCGACTTTCCTTCTCCTCGCGGCGATCAATATCGCCGGCCATGCGCTGCCGTTTCCAGCGTGGCGGAGCGCTTTGCCTGGTGGCGGCCGGTGTGCTGTCATTGTGGCATGA
- a CDS encoding MATE family efflux transporter, with protein sequence MPPYRQSFRLAVPLILSNATVPLLGMVDTAVIGRLPEPHHLGAVALGSVIMSTLMWLNGFLRIGTGGLTAQAFGAEDPDQLRIVPLRAALVALVTSLLILGTAPALMSGARLVFAPGEAVAAGMDTYLAIRIAGIPAILLTQVSVGWFLGQQRPLLPLLVMLTANGLNAVLDIVLVLKLGYGVEGVAVATVAAEYTALAIALLLARRQLRLLPRAPLPWRRIVDPAALGRFFRLSRDLVLRTLVMETVFIGFAALGTRQGELILAANAVLMNFFTLQAHGLDGFSDATEAMTGRAVGRRSGPELRDAAIAGFVNAGLLALLITAGFIAFGTTIVDLLTTIESVRETARIYLPYVMALPLVSVWAFVMDGIFFGATRARELRNAMLLSALVFVALTAAFLPHMGNHGLWAAFLIYMGTRGIILWSIYWRSDRGAGFACP encoded by the coding sequence GTGCCTCCCTATCGCCAGTCCTTCCGCCTCGCCGTGCCCCTGATCCTGTCCAACGCCACCGTGCCGCTGCTGGGCATGGTCGATACAGCCGTGATCGGGCGCCTGCCGGAGCCGCACCATCTGGGAGCGGTCGCTCTCGGGTCCGTCATCATGAGTACCCTGATGTGGCTGAACGGTTTTCTGCGCATCGGCACAGGTGGCCTCACGGCACAGGCCTTCGGCGCGGAGGATCCTGACCAGTTGCGCATCGTGCCGCTGCGCGCGGCCCTGGTGGCCCTCGTGACCTCGCTGCTGATCCTCGGCACGGCCCCCGCGCTGATGAGCGGCGCGCGCCTGGTCTTCGCACCGGGCGAGGCTGTTGCCGCCGGGATGGATACCTACCTCGCCATCCGCATCGCCGGCATTCCGGCGATCCTGCTCACCCAGGTGTCGGTAGGCTGGTTCCTCGGCCAACAGCGTCCACTGCTGCCGCTGCTGGTGATGCTCACCGCCAACGGCCTGAACGCCGTGCTCGACATCGTGCTGGTCCTGAAGCTGGGCTATGGCGTGGAGGGCGTGGCCGTGGCCACCGTGGCCGCAGAATACACGGCCCTGGCCATCGCGCTGCTCCTGGCCCGTCGACAACTTCGCCTGTTGCCGCGCGCGCCCCTGCCCTGGCGGCGCATCGTCGATCCCGCGGCGCTCGGGCGCTTCTTCCGTCTCAGCCGCGATCTCGTGCTGCGTACGCTGGTCATGGAAACGGTATTCATCGGCTTTGCCGCCCTCGGTACGCGCCAGGGCGAACTCATCCTCGCCGCCAATGCCGTGCTGATGAACTTCTTCACCCTTCAGGCCCACGGTCTCGACGGTTTTTCCGATGCGACCGAGGCCATGACCGGACGGGCCGTCGGCCGCCGCTCGGGTCCCGAACTCCGGGACGCAGCCATTGCGGGCTTTGTCAATGCCGGCCTTCTCGCCCTGCTCATCACGGCGGGCTTCATCGCCTTCGGCACGACCATCGTCGATCTGCTCACCACCATCGAATCCGTGCGCGAAACCGCCCGCATCTACCTGCCCTACGTCATGGCACTGCCGCTGGTGTCGGTCTGGGCCTTCGTCATGGACGGCATATTCTTCGGCGCCACCCGGGCCCGCGAGTTGCGCAACGCCATGCTGCTGTCGGCCCTGGTATTCGTGGCGCTCACCGCCGCATTCCTGCCTCACATGGGCAATCACGGCCTGTGGGCGGCCTTCCTCATCTACATGGGGACACGCGGCATCATTCTCTGGTCGATCTACTGGCGATCCGATCGCGGTGCCGGATTCGCCTGCCCCTGA
- a CDS encoding sterol desaturase family protein, with amino-acid sequence MSSCRNGTGAVDIQTLLSVKTGGVLAALLLFGLWERVRPADPRPLLLRAGHAGRAAWQRLGRHAALVTVNAAAGPLIVLPVTWWAAGFDLGLRPAWSGWPLDILVLDLWIYAWHRANHEVPFLWRFHQVHHLDELLDTTSAFRFHVGEVVLSALVRALVVILFGMPMASVILFETIVLVCAIFHHSDAALPPWVERRLSRIIVTPGIHWVHHHALRRDTDSNYGTLFSFWDRIFGSRSATRRFSGMKLGVERMRERPLLRLLMAPFGSQGQANPAPRSDRQ; translated from the coding sequence ATGTCGTCGTGTCGCAACGGGACGGGTGCGGTGGATATCCAGACATTGCTGTCGGTGAAGACGGGAGGTGTGCTGGCGGCACTCCTCCTGTTCGGTCTGTGGGAACGCGTGCGACCTGCCGATCCGCGGCCCCTGCTGTTGCGTGCGGGGCATGCCGGCCGGGCTGCGTGGCAGCGGCTCGGACGGCATGCGGCGCTGGTGACGGTGAATGCGGCAGCGGGACCGCTCATCGTCCTGCCGGTGACATGGTGGGCAGCGGGGTTCGATCTCGGCTTGCGGCCCGCATGGTCGGGCTGGCCGCTCGACATCCTCGTGCTCGACCTGTGGATCTATGCCTGGCATCGGGCCAATCACGAGGTCCCGTTCCTGTGGCGCTTCCATCAGGTGCATCATCTGGATGAGTTGCTGGACACCACCAGCGCCTTTCGTTTCCACGTCGGGGAAGTGGTCCTCTCCGCACTGGTCCGGGCGCTGGTGGTGATCCTGTTCGGCATGCCGATGGCATCGGTGATCCTGTTCGAGACCATCGTGCTGGTCTGCGCCATCTTCCATCACAGCGATGCCGCCCTGCCGCCATGGGTGGAGCGCCGGCTGTCGAGGATCATCGTCACGCCCGGGATCCATTGGGTCCACCATCACGCGTTGCGTCGGGACACGGACAGCAATTACGGTACGCTGTTCAGCTTCTGGGACCGCATCTTCGGCTCGCGCAGTGCGACACGACGTTTTTCCGGGATGAAGCTGGGGGTGGAGCGGATGCGCGAGCGGCCGCTCCTGCGCCTGCTGATGGCACCCTTCGGTTCTCAGGGGCAGGCGAATCCGGCACCGCGATCGGATCGCCAGTAG
- the tnpA gene encoding IS200/IS605 family transposase, translating to MDTYQSLSHSVWDCKYHVVFIPKCRRKTLYTGLRPHLGAVFRQLAKQKESKVIEGHLLPDHVHMMLAIPPKYAVSNVVGFIKGKSAIHLARVYGERRRNFVGQHFWARGYFVSTVGRDETVIRDYIRNQEKEDRRLDQLALLP from the coding sequence ATGGACACGTATCAGAGCCTAAGTCACAGCGTTTGGGACTGCAAATATCATGTCGTCTTTATCCCGAAATGCCGACGCAAGACGCTGTATACAGGCCTGCGCCCACATCTCGGCGCGGTTTTTCGACAGCTAGCCAAACAAAAGGAGAGCAAGGTCATAGAAGGTCATCTGCTACCGGATCACGTCCACATGATGCTCGCCATTCCCCCCAAATATGCTGTCTCCAATGTCGTCGGCTTCATCAAAGGGAAGAGCGCCATTCACTTAGCCCGTGTTTATGGCGAACGCCGACGCAATTTCGTTGGCCAACATTTCTGGGCAAGAGGATATTTTGTCAGCACGGTCGGGCGAGACGAAACGGTCATCCGCGACTACATTCGCAATCAGGAGAAGGAAGATCGCCGGCTCGATCAACTCGCGCTGTTACCCTGA
- a CDS encoding IS1595 family transposase, whose protein sequence is MIGLLEARLRPEPACPHCRAEGSKPWGRSHGLRRFRCATCGRTFNALTGTPLARLRRKAQWLSFTACLSRSDTVRKAAKICRVVVATSFRWRHRFLRAGVADAEALSGIVEADETFFRRSFKGSRCWRKQADPPPRPPKRRATPARKRGLSDEQVPVLVARDRTGSTRAAVLADRSADAIDAAIGASLPADGVLCTDSHAAFRLVADRHGIHHEPVNSRHGEHVRDKSWHIQNANARHSRLKSWIAAFNGVATKYLPNYLAWHHVLDKKPDVPDHREWLRLAINS, encoded by the coding sequence GTGATCGGGCTTCTGGAAGCTCGCCTTCGCCCGGAACCGGCCTGCCCGCATTGCCGGGCGGAAGGTTCGAAGCCGTGGGGCAGGAGTCACGGGTTGCGGCGTTTTCGGTGTGCGACCTGCGGCCGGACGTTCAACGCGCTGACCGGCACACCGCTGGCGCGCCTGCGCAGGAAGGCGCAATGGTTGAGCTTCACCGCCTGTCTTTCCCGAAGTGACACTGTTCGCAAGGCAGCGAAGATCTGCCGGGTGGTGGTGGCGACGAGCTTTCGCTGGCGGCATCGCTTTCTTCGGGCGGGCGTGGCCGATGCCGAGGCGCTTTCGGGTATCGTCGAAGCCGACGAGACCTTCTTCCGGCGTTCGTTCAAGGGGTCGCGGTGCTGGCGAAAGCAGGCTGATCCGCCGCCGCGACCGCCCAAAAGACGCGCCACACCGGCCCGCAAGCGCGGCTTGAGCGACGAGCAGGTACCTGTGCTGGTCGCCCGCGACCGCACCGGATCGACACGCGCGGCGGTTCTGGCCGACCGTAGTGCCGATGCCATCGACGCCGCCATCGGCGCCAGCCTGCCCGCCGACGGCGTCCTATGTACCGACAGCCACGCGGCCTTCCGCCTGGTTGCCGATCGTCACGGCATCCATCACGAGCCCGTCAACAGCCGCCACGGCGAGCATGTCCGCGACAAAAGCTGGCACATCCAGAACGCCAACGCCCGCCACAGCCGCCTCAAGAGCTGGATCGCCGCCTTCAACGGCGTCGCCACGAAATACCTGCCGAACTATCTGGCATGGCACCACGTGCTCGACAAAAAGCCCGATGTTCCGGACCATCGTGAATGGTTGCGGTTGGCCATCAACAGCTAA